Proteins co-encoded in one Medicago truncatula cultivar Jemalong A17 chromosome 8, MtrunA17r5.0-ANR, whole genome shotgun sequence genomic window:
- the LOC25500152 gene encoding uncharacterized protein, producing the protein MLILTSVWFPRTMLMLGGVRHFLKKPVRLTKGNYCCVLEASGTTCLKIRRGLGEFCRQTYKSIKSIILPNRCEALRRTGLLPVFKDCCLTDCLFTQRKFGVAQLSGSNAAVVSTLISCLLAVENFMGKKTNLQSPNQLAFAVKRKNEHVNSEAYAIADVLKTSIYQIVSAFHDQMLSGTKSSPLEKDWITSSKPLYGTREMLIQKLRLFLVFQAT; encoded by the exons ATGCTTATCTTGACCTCTGTATGGTTTCCGAGAACAATGTTGATGCTTGGCGGCGTGCGgcattttttgaagaaaccgGTGAGACTTACAAAGGGTAATTATTGCTGTGTGCTTGAGGCCTCTGGAACAACTTGCCTCAAGATTAGGCGAGGACTTGGGGAATTCTGCCGACAAACCTACAAATCTATCAAATCAATTATCCTCCCCAACAGATGTGAAGCACTTAGAAGAACTGGATTACTTCCAG TGTTCAAAGATTGTTGCCTCACTGACTGCCTGTTCACGCAAAGAAAGTTTGGGGTTGCTCAGCTTTCTGGGAGTAACGCTGCTGTGGTTTCGACCCTGATATCATGCCTTCTTGCTGTCGAGAATTTCATGGGAAAGAAAACAAACCTGCAATCACCAAATCAGTTGGCATTTGCTGTTAAGAGAAAAAATGAGCATGTGAATTCAGAAGCTTATGCTATTGCTGATGTTCTCAAGACATCAATCTACCAAATAGTATCTGCATTTCATGATCAGATGTTGTCTGGTACTAAATCAAGTCCTCTGGAGAAGGACTGGATCACAAGCAGTAAACCACTTTACGGTACTCGCGAGATGCTTATTCAAAAATTACGTCTTTTCCTTGTTTTTCAGGCTACCTAG